The window CgggtaaaggccaaagtatatttTCCGCCTCCGAGTTGCAGATCGCTCCGTGCACAGTATGTGTGACCTAAATTTCATCATAATCATGACCGTGCTCAAGCCACATTTTCTTGATTTGCAGATGCGGTCATTGTCGGTGCACATCGCTGGTGAATGCGCCAGCCATTGACTCTACTAAAAAGTATCACAAAGTTGTTTTAGTGGGCATGCATCAAATACGTTTGTATTTGCTCACGGTCAGAAGAGTATAACAACAAAGGCAACGTTGTCGACCAGGCGTGAGTCAGTCCGGAACATGCAAAAATGAAGTATACCTAGGCCATATCATACTTATTTCACGTTTTACTTGCATCATAACTCGACATTTTACGTAACAGACTTTCATTCTTAACTGAAAAAGACGTTGTATGTTAATCTTAGACATAGCCCAAAAGAGGactaaaatgtgttttcaaccaAATAGATCACAGAACTaccatgcatgcatatatatatatatatatatatatatatatatatatatatatatatatataaaaatcttaataatagtaattaatattattaaaataaatagtaataacaattaatattaaataaaatattcctaatccattttatgtttttaataaatcGCAATAATATCGGTTATCAGATACTTAAAACATAAGAATAATCTGTATTCTATAGATCATAAGAAAACAACATCATCAAATGAGTGTTTACATAAACTATCTTGCTCCGATAATGCTTAAGCCAACAACGTGTGTGTGGTAATGTTAACACCTTAAACATTTGTCCTATATCAGGGTAATGTCATAAATGGATTAAGCATAAACCGATCAGCATACATCGAATTTTGCCCATGACCCCGATTTCGCTCTGCATGTAAACATCTTTCCCAGCTTTCTTACTGGCTTACccaatgtgcgcaagtgttgtgaGCATGACTGTTGATGTTTTGAAGTCAAAAGCAAAGAATAATTTGATGATTTTTAAAATATCATGTGAAACCATTTTCTAGTGTTGTCAGAATTTTGAccaagctgatttttggtagttcaAGCtaattggtgtgcatgtaaacacaatcattgtCGGTCAAGATTTAGACGAGGACCAACATGAAAAGGTTACATTTTCTGAATGGTTTTTAGAatccataaaattaaaaaaaaaaaaaaaatggataacAGGCGATTTATGAGGACATCGTGACAGAGAGAAACCGCAAGAATCTAGGGACTCAGGAGCCTATACAGGACGCCATATAGGGCTAGAATAGAGAGAAcagtggacagagagagagagagagagagctgaaaaAGAAAGAAGCAAAGAGACAATGGAGATGGGAGAGAATGGTAAAAAAGGGTGAGTATGTGTCATAGTCTCAGTGGTGAGTGTGACAGAACTCTCAATCAGTGAGCAAAATAAAACTGCAACGTGCAAGTTTGTAGTCAGGCTGATGGGTTGGCGTGATGAGGGGAACGGCACACAAAACAAATGGCACGCACTCCAATAACAAGACACCAGAAAACAACAaaaagtgaataataataataataataataataataataataataatataaagatCAAAACACAAGCTCCAGCAATTAaaaatttgaagaaaataaagaaatgaaagcCAAGTAAAATCAAACTTTGCTCCTTGGCAAAGTCATCACTCCTTCACAACACTGAAATTCAGCACCCCAAAACCAGGCCCCCCCacccttaaataaataaattaaaaaaagcacacAGTTAAGCTATCAAAACCACTTCATAACGCACACACAGCTCTATGTACTATTAAAAGTGAAAGTCCAAACCAAAATAAAACCAACGTACATGCATCTGTAATCACCATTTCgagcttgtttgtgtgtgtttgagtctacAGGTACTGTAGCTACTGATCTGCACAAAGCTCTCACAGCTATTCCTCAAACCACCAGTTATCTTAACCCAAATCGAGCCTGTCGGACCAGAGAAAGATATACAGCATTGAGTGTCCAGCGTAAAAGTTAATCTTAcgcacaagcgcacacacacacacacacacacacacacacacacacacacacacacgcacacacacgcacactctttTGATTACACACACATCCATCTAATTACATCAATGTATTTAACTAGGTCAGAAATTGTGAATAAGCATTGAATGTCATGTCTTGTTCCATCTTATCGGAGTATAAATGATTGAATTTGAGTGGAATGAACAAGCATGACACATCAAAGTATCAGTAAAAAGGGGATTTCATAATCAGGACCTAAAACTGTTGTGATGAGTaaaacaatcaatcaatctatatatctgtctatctatttttGGCAGTTCTAGGTGTTGCTGTCACTCACCCATATGGTCTTTGGATGAAAGCTGGGTGAATCTGAGGGACACCAAAGGTAAAACCTGCACACAAAAGCATGTGAATATATTAAAAGCATGTTGACAGCTTTCTTAATACCACCCAACTAAATATGATGGCTGTAAGTGATTGATGTTAAAAATCCCTAATCTTTCTTTATGGAACTACTGAAAATGTTGTGATATATTGGCACTTCATTATCCCATGGTGTAGGATACATGAAGTTCAATAGACTGCGGTTTATCGCATAATTACATAAATCAAGTACTTTTGTTGGAACAAACCGTTTGAAAATACATCCGTTTTGCCACTCACGTTTAACCCTGCAGGATTTATTGGGAGTTGCGGTCAATATTTTCAGATTGTAAAGTGCCAGAGCGTTGGTATCCAATGGCTTCCACTCATGATTAGGATCTTTTTATGTCCTCGCtctgcatagcaacacacagtTGCCTTACCTGGCTGCATCACCCGTGGCTTGGCTCCCAGATAAGCCAGGTTAACATTCGCCTTCCTGCCATCAATGATGGGGTTGGGGTCCTTACAAGCTCTGTCTGCCGCAGAGCGGTCTGCCATGGTCACCTAGTTTGGAATGGACAGAACAAATAAAGAGGTGCTCTGCATAAGTCATAAACATTAGTCAAAgcaacaaatcatcagaaaatataAGGCTAGCTCTTCTTTAAAGTTGAAAGGAAGAAGGAAGTTTGTGAAATATCTAGTGACATACTGCAAACACAAAAGCAAGGTTTTCTCTTTTTAGCACTGAGCTTGCAACTGAAAGCCACTGTATAATTTCGATCATTATCTAATCCTCATGACCCCTGACCCAAATTAAACTCAATGTGTTGTGTATAAATTAGTGTCTACCTTACTCATTCTTGGTTGTCTGGCAAAAATAGTTAAAAACATAAATAGTTAAAGCTTATTTCAAGCACTTCTACGCCTTATTCCTGAATGTCTTTGTAAAACAGGCTACACCAGACATCATTAGTTTGTTGTGAAATCCGTTGGTGTCCCCCACTTCTGCTGTGTGGACTGTTAAAGCTTTTCAAATTGGCTTGTTTACTCTGTCGCTGTGGAGCTCTTATCAGGGTGCTTCTAGTCAAACACGACAGCTGAGCCAACATGcaattgtttttcaatgtaaatatgCGCTAAACATACGTCGTTGACCGTTGCGTCGtttcttgttgttttttcagCGTCTAGCGCAAGAGCGCCGTGTTTTTAAGACGCAAACACCTGCGTTATTATATTTTTGCGCTTATTTCCGTCTTACTAAGCGCGCGAACGCAGAATCCGAACGCAAAAGCGCGCGAAGAACAAACTGCGTTTTCCCGCATCAACTCAAACTTATATGAACCATTTCACTATAGGGAAGCTCTGGTGTGTTGCCATTCAAATTTGTTGTGTCATGTTGTCACAGCCCTGGCGCATGTCCAAACGCCTGCCTCAAACGCTTGACAGCTTCTCACTTCATGTATCTCCTAGAGGAATTAGGAAAGGGGGAATACTTACAAATCCATAACCCCTGGACTTTCCAGTCTGCCTGTCGGTAATCACCACAGCCTCCTCAATTTCCCCAAACACTTCAAAGTATTTCCTTAGACTGGAATCCGTTGTATGGTACGGAAGACCACCGACAAATATCTTGGTATACGTGGTGTCCTTTTGGGTGGTATGCATCCTCACAAAAATGTTCAAGTGCAAAAATAAAGGCTAAAATTAGTACGGGGgaagagaaaaaaagaacaatCAAACGTAGTGCAGTTTTAGGCTTGATAATTAACTGTTTCGCTCTTTTATTGTTCTGTAAAATATTCACGAGTTCCAAAAAGGTCGATTTCCGAGCAATATAAAACGCACTCTAGATAGGTAGATTAATTTGCCATCCCTTGGTAAGTCATGTGGAGCGGGCTGAGCCTAGGATCATCAGGTGGGTCGAGCTCCTCTTCCTAACTGACGTGACTTCTAAAAAGTGCGTGACCCATTCCTTAAAGCGCACGGGTAACCACACCCAGGTGACTTTTGAGGGAGGTACGAGCCACGCATAACTAAACGCCCACTGCACGCGCGGAACAACAGCTGGACAGCGCGCACAACGGGCATCTGTGTGCCTTTGTTGAAGAACTGTATTGACATTTCATACAGTTGTTGTCTCTGTAAATgcatgcaaatgtgtgtgtgtttaagataaTTTGTGCGTGCGCGTGTATGTGTGGGATACAGAGAGGCAAACATAGAAAGTTAAAAACAAATCCCAAACGCCAAACTTTTATGTATTAGAATAGTAATGTGGCGTAATTTTGAGCACAAACTAAACTACAGACATCGTTTTGATAACAACAGAGGCCAACCCATCATACATGATCAGACATATCGTGTCTGTTAGGATAGCTTGGCATGTGGTGATGAGGTAAAAGAGTTCTCCAGGTGAGGGCGCTGGTGCGCGTGTGTTAAAACAGGAAGACACACAGATGTGCATGAGGACGGACgcttttaaatgctgtttcattgAAACTAAAACAGAACGAGTGTCTGGACATGTTTCCAAAGTCTCTCACTGCGTCTCTGCTTGAGCGTGTGCGTGCGTAAAAGCGCACATTTTGTCTTgtcaacatttttataattttattttgtgagCATGTGGGTGCTTGACAAATAAAATCGTTTTCCAACTTCAAGATTAtaaatgagtatttctgtaactgaccACCTTTTCAGTATTCCCCCATTTTTATCACTTAAATCCATTCACTTGTTTGTTACACAAAAAAGCAATCCACTACAAACTACTAATTACTTCTATAACATTGTTAACTGAATACTTCATCTGAAAAGAAATCACAGTTTTAATTACTTTACTTCTGATTTTCTTTATAAACCAAGttttttttccattcaacaaatttgagatgtttctatttctttcttattcattgtcgtacacccttcagctgtcacagacacaaacacaaacacacggaTATTTGAACAtattaatttagattttaaatgtattataaataaattatattattttacaaatatgtgtaactcaagtaATGCACTGTAAGTTATTACCTTAATTGAAAGCCAGTGACAGTAATCGCAATActagaattaaaaaatgtaatgcatacattaatttgttgactaaaagtaattagattacaataactaattactttgtaatcatatTACACCCAGCACTGCTGTTCAGCCAAATAAGTATTCCACaatcatttatgtgaaaaatATTGCAGTTCTCTGAaatagtcatatatatatatatatatatatatatatatatatatatatatatatatatatatatatgactattTCAGagaattgcaatatttttcacataaatgatatatatatatatatatatatatatatatatatatatatatatatatatatatatatatatatatatatatatataatacattttaaactatCTTAGGCAACAAAGATTCCTTATAGGCTctcaattaatatcataaatggtCCTAAAAACTTTATGTGTGACAAGAATTAGACATAGTTTTAGATTTTTTCACTACAGGTACAACTGCTaatgtttttgctttttaatGATTAATGATCTAAAATGTCCTTGACATATGTGCAAGCCACATCTTTGCAATAAGCATCAACAATCACAGTTGCTGACGTCAGACCATCCCAATCTCCTTTTGGACAAAAAGAACAGATGATTTTCTTGGTCTCCATACAACTTGGAGGAACGTGATACTTGACTCAGTGAATTATTAAATGGGCTTTTCATTTAGACCAGGCAACTTCCAAAGCACTCGGTTGATGGAGTTTCTGTGGAAGCTTGCAACCCGAGAACTAGTCTATGTAGTGTGACCCACCAAGCCATGTTGAGATCCTGAAGCCCATAGATGGATAATTGaaactttatataaaaaatgtcagGCAGCAACTTGATAAAGTGCTTCCATGAGACCACTAATTTATTCATTATGCCACACGCTCATTAGCAATGAGTGGAGGCACCGTGAGGGAGATGGCTTTGTGTTTCATCAGGATTACAAAAGGAGGCCTATCTTCTTACAGATGCTTGTCTACATTTACCTACAAGACACTGACTTGATCATTTTCCTCTATGGTCCACCAAAGACACACTGTATCATTGTATTGgcaatcaataataataatttgtaaaagaaaaatgtacaGGCCAAAGTTCTTCTCCTTTTCAGGCTGAAACACAAGATAATAATTGGTAAATTGCCTGAGCAGTTTATCATAAGCCTATTTACTGGTCAAACAAAAAGAAAGACCCTGTAGAGAGATTTTGGAGAGCCCTCAACACAATCCACCTTTCAAACACagtcactcacaaaaacacacatttacagcTTTCAGAAGTGAATGGCTCTgtaagacacacacagacacacacacaataaaaatgtTAGGTTTAATAACCCTAAATATAGGTTTAATTGGTTTTTATTAGATGGTCAAGAGAAAACTAATTGTGTGGTTCCTGTATTTTTGTGCCTGAATCTCTGacacttattttaatatatatattttttaaagtttctTAAAAGGGCTGTCTACCGAGAGCTAATTTGAATGGTACAGCATGCCTGCTCTGAGAGGGGGCATTTTCAAATACAACAGGTGGGACCTGTCGGAATGTCAGTGCAGTCAGACAAATCAACGGCAGCTGTAACAGCACACACTAAAGTAcaaacacagacactctcacacacaaagcaCTTAACAGATGAAAACACATCTTAAATGATACTCAAGACTAGTTTTATATAATTATCAAATTGCATGAGGCCTAGTTACGCCACCATAATTACAAAGAGTCCTCTCAGATTTAGAAAGAAGGCAATTTTCTCGTCAACCTTCTCACTTTATGCTCTCAAAAAAAGCCAACTCGCGCCATCTTGTGGACAGCACTTTCCATTCAGCGACAGACAGGCAATTACAATAAATGGTTAGGTCAATTCATTGGTCATTTATAGAGGcaatgtccacactaatatgttttcgtttgaaaactccGTCTTCAGTTTCCTAACCTCATTCGCGACGGAAAAAGCTTTTCAAGTGTGGTTGAGAGATGTAAACAGAGACAATAATGGAATAttccagggttcaatacaagttaagctcaatccacagtatttgttgcataatgttgattaccacaaaaaattatttcgaatTTTCCAAGCGTTTCTTAAAAATAggaaaaatctaggttacagtgaggcacttacaatggaagtgaatagggccaatgttttgaggggttaaaggcagaaatgtgaagcttatcatttcataaaatcacttacattaatgcttctgttatatttgtgtactatttgagctgtaaagatgttacatttgtcatttttgcagGACTACAGGGTTTGCGGGATTACATCATCATGTCAACGAAGTTTGAAAATTGGAAAACCTTTACACATTAGGTTAgtacgtgattttatcacactaaaatcatgttatcatattgttttcatcttgtggcaatacttttgaaacagtgagtattttgatgtttatagactggtcccattcacttccccATTCAAGTGCCTTTTTTGATTGCTGTTGAAATTAAATTCACTTAatttgtgttgaacccagaatatacctTTTATGCGTTTCCAATTGAAAAAGTGTAGGTGTGGAcgtggcctcagtcaccattcaatttcattgacctgaccaaaataaataaataataataatatttattatatttattatgctTATGAGAATTATAAGATTTATGCTTCCCCCACAAGACTTAGGTCAGTAACTGTATGAAAGAAATAGTTGTGAACTTCTGCCTTTCATTAGCAAAAGCATTGGCCACTCATACAgattttaaacacaattcttaACTCGTTATTCTGCTGCCTTGATAGTAACTCAATGGCCCCTGTTGACACTAATTAGGCAcatattttccatttcttttttccaaacaataatgtgaaaattaaagTCAGAATTTGATCTGATTAATAGCCTGTGTTAAAATAATCATGATTGACAATGACATGTAAAATGCATGTGCAACTCTTAGAATGTACATGTGGGAATATCCCTAACCTGTCTTAGTCTAAAAGCCTAAAAGCTCTCATCCGTGTCTTCAATCTGTTGAAAGGTGGAGTCATTTTCTAGTTCTGGGGAGTCAGTTGGTCTTTGGCTCTCAGACTCTCCATTGATTCGTGTCTGCAGCTCTTTGGTTCTGGTTGGGACAGGAAGCAGTTCCTCTGGGTTGAGTTCCTCCTCTGCACACACTGGGGCAGCAACACAAGATCGTGCTGATTCGGTCCTCAACCCGTGTTTCAGGTCCTCATCTCCCtcctaaaacaaatacattttcatccAATGATTCATCCTACTAAAATTGTATCAGAACAAATCTGAGATCAACTGAGATCAATtagttaagtcatttttaatgcATAAAGATAAGTGGTGAATCCCATTAGTGATCTGCTTCACCTTTCTCTCTTCAActtcccattgacttctattattTTAATAGTGAGCTTTTCATATTTCCTATCCTCTACCCATCCTCCTAAACGTAACCCTTACACAGGCattatttagtgtttttattaAGTGTTTTTCCTCGTGGGGTCCGAGGAGACAAATTTGTCAAATGTGTAAAActtaaaaatagaaatagaaaaaaatagaaataatgaaatacttttgtgagtacactgcctTCTTTACCAGTGTAATGACTATATTTATGCAATCCTTCTTGATCTCAATGAGAGAACAGGTGAAATTTGTGTAATCATCACAACAACACTTAAGACTTTTGACACTTAATATTTCTCACCATGATATTGTTGGATTCCCCACTGCCTCCCTGTCTTTGTTGAGCAGGAATAATTCCCTGGATAGCCAGCTGCTCCAGAATTTCACTGGACTCAGGTCTGTCTTGGCTCTGCTGGGCCAGTCCAGGACTCTGGGCTAAATATCAGACAACAtaagtgtcaaaataaatattagaTTTAGTTTGATTTACCccatactttctttcttttgaagtTATCTTGATTTATGCACAAAACAAAATAGATAATTTATGTTATTGATCAGATGTACAATGTCTTTGCAAAACCTCAAATGTTTGCCATGCAGTATATGATTATAATTTAGAGTGAAATTACAGAATTTATCAACAACTATTAAAAGCAAAACCTTGCAGTGGTGGAAGCAGTCTAGATACAGTTCCTGGCAGAACTGTCGGCTCCCCTGCATCTAGACTGACCCCGCTGTCTGTGGTCATTTTGGACACGGCGGAGTCATCGCGGCATCCCCCCTGAGCAACATGCCCCAGAGTTTCGGCCTACAAAATAACAGCAAAAAGAGTAAGTCCCATATAAGTCTCCCAGTAATGGAAAGGGCTGCATattggtcattgacaaataacgTTATCTGAATTAATtcaaaatgagaaatcttttaaaagctagtctaatttttagaaatgtaatctttgtttaCATGTTGGTTTAATACTTTTTTATAGCatctaataatttgttttaatgacaagtaaaaggtattaaaatgcaTTCCTTTCACCTTAAAAACACGTGAGTGCACacaacttaaaataataataataaaaacaaaatctaaaaaaagCAGTGTTCAGGTTTACTCCATTTGACccaaacaaaatgtgccttttcacaaaaatgtctcagtatctgataaaaaataaataaataaatatataaatagtcaAGGGGGTCAAAGGGGTCtttcttttgtcacatgacagcagAATGGCCtgtatgttggttacaccacctgaatttgatttggtggacatccgtttttcaaatattaataaaataaaaaataaaaaaacaatgtttaggtgcttatttttttaaataaaacattattaaatattattccacACTACATTGGAACTCAGAAATTGAAAGCATGTTTATAATAGCAGAGATGTATTCAAGGAATTGTTTCGTATGAACTTAATTTTCAATGTGCTtatgaataatattattttaaaaatagataTATGAGGTCAAATCATTGACGCATATAACGAAACAATTACAGTGTAACATGAAGGTGTAATTcttatattgtttaattattcATCCACATTATCTATTAAACAACAGTCGTGGGAACAAGAGTATTTCATATCTGTCAACATCATACTTTATAACTTCATTTAATATGCGGTTccttgtttatatttacaatcatTTGAAATCGAAAAAAAACAGACTGTACCTCATTTCCGTTGCACGGTTTCACGGGTTCAACCACCGTGATTTTGGAGCTCCCACATCCCATGTTTATTGTTCAGGACGGCACGATGTTTCAACGCCGCTCCGAAACTATTTGATTTGTTGAAGTTCTTAAACACTCTCGCATTCCAACACATGAACCACGACAGAGCGACTACCGTTGTCATGGACTCTTTGCGTTGCTAAGCTCAGTTGCTACAATAAATCGGACCCTGTTGTCAGAGGTCACGATAACCTGTTATGTTGCCTTGCC of the Xyrauchen texanus isolate HMW12.3.18 chromosome 10, RBS_HiC_50CHRs, whole genome shotgun sequence genome contains:
- the rbm24a gene encoding RNA-binding protein 24 isoform X1: MHTTQKDTTYTKIFVGGLPYHTTDSSLRKYFEVFGEIEEAVVITDRQTGKSRGYGFVTMADRSAADRACKDPNPIIDGRKANVNLAYLGAKPRVMQPGFTFGVPQIHPAFIQRPYGIPTHYVYPQAFMQPSMVIPHIQPTAASATASSPYIDYTGAAYAQYASAATAAAAAAYEQYPYAASPAAAGYVATTGYGYAMQQPLATAAPGSAAAAAVAFGQYQPQQLQAERMQ